One Syntrophorhabdaceae bacterium genomic window, GAAGCGAGCCATAAGGCAGCAACAAAGAAAATAGGTTTTTTAGCACACTGACATAGTGTTGTCAGTCGCGTGTGATAATATGAAGAAGATAACAAAAGGGGGGTCTGTAATGTCCTACAAGTTTGATTCTTTGACCATCATTCTCAATAAGATCGACAGCGGGGAAAAGGTGACCGTCCAGTCCCTCATGGAGGCCCTTGAGGTGACCGAAAGGACCATACACCGCTATATGAGCACATTGCTCGTGGCGGGGTTCCCGGTCGAGTACGACAGGAAGATCGGAAGCTACGTCTTTAGCGAAGGGTATGCACTCAAAAAGCCCGCCCTTTCCATCGAAGAGACCCTTGCCTTTGCCCTCGCAAAGAAGCTGTTTGTCGGGTTTGGTCCCGGTATGGAGAAAAACCTTGCTGACATCGAGGACAAGCTCTCGATCAAAAAGGCGAATGCCCTGAAGCATATTGTCCTCACAGCAGAACCCCTGCCTGCCGGGTTAGAACAACATCTTACCGCAATACATCAGGCAATTATCAATTACCAGAGAGTGATACTCGTCTATAAGGCGGTGTATGCCGATCAACCGACAGAGAGCAAGGTAGACCCTTATTACCTCTTTTTCCGTGACGGCTTCTGGTATCTCAGGGGATTTTACCAACTGGAAGAGGGCATGAGAACCTTTGCCCTCGACAGAATCGCTTCCCTGAGTCTCCTCGATGAACATTTTGTGCCCGAATCGATCTCGCCCGAGGATGAGCTGGCAGGGGCATTCGGGGCGTTCGTGGATGGGGAACCGGTTGAAGTCGTCCTGAAGTTTGACGAAGATGCCAGGCCCTTCATCAGGAGGAAGAAATGGCACAAAAGCCAGAAGGAAAAGGAACTGGCAGACGGAAGGCTTGAGGTGAGGTTTATGGTCAACGGCATTGCAGGTATCAGACCATGGATCTACCGTTGGCTGCCGTATGTGGAGATTGTTGCGCCCAGGGAACTGCGAACTGCCCTGAAGGCAGACCTTATCGAGGCGATGAAAAAGCACGGGATAAAAGGCCGTTGAGGACTCTATGAAAAATAATCAAAAAGAGGCTGCTAGGAAAGAAGACGTAAAACCGATCGAAATAGAGATCATCAATTACATACACCAACATCACCCGGAATGCTCTGCCACAGGGTTTACGATGAATGCGGATTTTATCATGCTGGTCCTTGATACAGCGAACAAAATAATAATCGATAGAGAGCCTGGGCTGGAGCCCGGTGACCTCGATGATGAGCTAACCGACGAAGAGGCCGAAGAGATCTTGCGGAACATGCCGCAAGCTGCCATCACGCAGCCGTTAGCCCACGAGTCTGTCCGCTTGATACATGAAGAATACGTCGCTTTGTCATACAGAAAGTTCCTTGCTGAAAGCGCGGATGATGACTGTGCGATGGCATGGGAGTTCAACAACCGTGCGAATGCGAGGGCAGGGTTAGGGCGGTACCTTGAGGCACAGATGGATTATAACAGGGCATGCGACATAGACCCGGGCGATCCCACGCATTTCCTCAACAGGGCAGGGTTCTTTGTGTCGCTCGGACTGATTGATGATGCGTTAAGAGACTGCCTGCACGTGAGCAAACTGCTTAGAGAAGATGACATAGCATGTTATGGGGACCTGTTTATGCTTGCAAATATATTCCGGCAATGCGGGGAATATCTCTTGGCCGCCCAGTCATTATTGAGGTTCCTCAAGCTGGTAAAGTCCCTTATACCGTATACGAGGAGAGAGGATGATAGCTACATCATTCAGAAAGACGGTCATACTATTCATACTACCAGCCTTGTCGATCTTGAAGAAATATCCTCGTTTATTAAAAACATAGAGGATGGCGGCACATGCGGGGAGAACAAAAAGTTTGGATCCCTGGTTGAAACAATCAAAGAAGAGTTTTCTGCCTTGAAAGTTCTTGTCGGTATTATATAATGAAGCAAGGGGTACATATACCAAACGGCGGGCATATCTGTTTTGCGTATTGCACGTACAACCGACTGACACTAGGAACGTGCGATATCTTCGGGATTGAGATAAGCCCTTTTATCCTATGCAGAGCCTTCAGGTTCCCAGAGCAGTCCCATACGGAAGCACGAAAAAAGTGGCCCTTGCTCAATGATCTGAAACCGGGGGTTGTGTATGGGATTGATAATTCTGCTGTTTTGGCAGGAAATCCAGAACCAATATATGAAATAATTAAACGATGAAATGTTATTAATAGTACAAATTATTAATAAAAGGGAGGGTAAATGAGTATATACGATAAAACAAAAGAAGTTTGGGAAAATAATGAGAGGAAGTTTGAAAATGATATGGAGAGGTGGTTATCGCAAATTTATAAGAGTAAACAATTGGTAAGATCAAAAAGGGCAAAATTCCATGAATGGAACCCTCTTAGGGTTTATATTTCGGTGTCAAAAACAAAACCGATAGAATTTTCGATTAGGTTTTGTGGACAAGAGGTTGCTGTATTAAGAGTAAAAAGGGATGAAGCATCCTTAAAAATTAATCAAAATAAGGAAAAAACAAACAAGAGAGATTTTAAGTGCCTAACAAAAGCCGGCGAGTATCCCTGGGTTGGCAATGATGCAAAGGAATTTAGAGAACACTTTAAGAAACTATCTTCCGATGAGTGCAAACCAAGAGTCCCGGAACACCGAGTTGAGTCCAGCATAATAAAAGAAATGTCAAAAAAATCATCAAAAAAGTTTTCTGGCAAGCTTTCAAAAATTCAACCTGTTTTATTAGAAAAGATGCCATTTCAGTTTCCGCTGCCAATTTCTGCAAGTAGTGGCGACCCAACAGCAACAAGGGGTAATATTGATATTCTTGCAAGACGAATAGGGGAGGATAACAGATTACGCATTTCTGTATGGGAACTTAAAAAACCTCATGTATTAGCGCATGTTGTCGAGCAGGTATACATATATGCAGTTGTGCTGGATTTTATGTTACGTTCTAAACTTGGCCCTGAATGGTTCAAACTAATTTTTTCTGAGACGAGAGAAATCCCTACTAACTTAGAGTTCGAAGCGGTTGTTGTTGTCTCTATAGCAGAAAATCAAAAACAAAAGTTTGAAGATAAGATTAGAAACTTTATTAAATCTGAACCAATCAAAATAGGCAAAGATTCAATAAAATATTTTGTCGCTTATTATGATGATAAAACCTTTCAGATAAATCAATTTAAAGCAATATCAAGAAATGAAACTTAAGATCCACCGTGGCACACACGAAATAGGTGGTTCCTGCGTTGAGATAAAAGATTCCGGCACGCGGATTGTCATCGATATCGGAATGCCCCTTGTTACACGAGAAAAAGAGAAGTTTGAGATGAAGGCATTCAGGGATTTATCAGGTCCTGAACTTGTTGAGAGGAAGGTCCTTCCTGACATCAAGGGTTTGTACGAATGGGATACCGTCAGCAGACCTATCGATGGACTTCTCATTTCCCACGCACATGCAGACCATTACGGCTTTATGGATTACATGCGGGATGATATACGATGCTTCCTCAGCGAAGGGACACACCAAATAATTGAGTTAAACAAGAGCTTCTTTGGAAGGGGCAAGCCGATAAAGAATCCTATCATTCTTGAGAGTGGAAAACCTGCACGCATCAAAACCTTCATGGTTATACCTTACCTGATGGATCATTCTGCCTTTGACGCCCTAGCATTTCTTATCGAAAGCAAAGACCGCAGGATTATCTATTCGGGTGATTTCAGGGAGCATGGGAGAAAAGGAAAAGCATTCAAATGGTTTTTGGAAAATGCTCCAAGGGAGGTTGACGCCCTTTTACTGGAAGGAACCATGGTGGGGCAGGTTGACCGGAACATGAAAACGGAACCTGAACTCGAAGAAGAGCTGATCGAACATATCGTGGAAAACAATGCAATGACCCTCGTATTCCAGTCATCACAGAACATCGACAGGATCGTGACATGTTTCAAGGCAGCACGTAGAACAGGACACCTGTTTGTTGTTGACCTCTATACTGCACATGTCCTTCGTACCCTCAAGAACACCTCGAGATCCCCCAGAATCCCTTATCCATCTCACAATTTCCCCGAGTTAAAAGTCTTTTTTCCAAAGCGACTGTGTGATCTTCTCGCACGCACGGGTAAGAAAGAATTGATGTACGTATTTAAGGACTACAAGATAGAACGAAGCGAGATCGCCGAGAATCCGCAAAAGGTTGTCATGCTGGTAAGGCCTTCTATGCTCGGAGACTTGAAACGACTGCAAGGGATCCAGGGTGCGACAGTAATATACTCCCAGTGGCAGGGCTATTTTGATGAAACACCCATGAAAAAGATGATGGATTTTCTCAAAAGCCAGGACGTGAACATCATCCAGCTCCACACAAGTGGCCACGCAGGCATGATGACGCTCAAGAAAGTTGTTGATACCATTAGACCGGAGACGATCATTCCCATTCACACATTTTTCCCTGAACATTACAAGAAATTTGCTGCCAATGTGCTCAATGTCGAAGACGGACAGGAGATCTCCATATAGGTTCGCATGGAATAGTTTTGAATGGCATTGAGGAGGTGCTATGAATATCACCGAAGTCGGGGAAAGGTTATTTCAAACCCTGAAATCAAACAACTGGAACACAAACATATACGATGAGGATTATCCGGCACATGACGAAATATATGCATATAAAAAGAATGATGGTCCACTCGGTATCTTTAACCATCTTGAGATATTTCTGTTCGAGCTTGATAACAACCCCAGCAATGTAGAGATCAGGCTCATGTTTTTTGCAGATCCACGACTGGTAGATAAGACAAAAAGGGTCCTCGGGAAAAAGGTAAAGGAGAATGATTTTTTCGCATTCAAAGACTTTTGTACGAGGTTTTTTGCATGTGCAGGCGTCAGGGCATCGCAACAGGAGATGGAGAGTTCCCCACGTTACCACCGTTCTGTTCGTTTCGAAGATGAGGATCTAATCCCTGCCTATGTCGTAGAGACAGTATACTGGAAAGAGCCTGAGATCTCTGCACGGGAAGTCAGAGAAAACTACGGATTGCCGGGAAACGCCAATTGTGCCAATTGTGCTCACTACAAGCATACATGGGATTGTCTTGTGCTGGGAGGGGTTGGTTGCGAACCGTGGATGCATGATAATCTGAATAATGCCGAATGGCTTGATGACATTGTATGTGTGCATTGGGCTCTGCGGCCCCCTTTGGATGGATCTGTATACGAGATCGAGGATGGAAAGGTTGTAACGTATACAGGGGCAAGTGTCGAACGAGAATAGCACATCGAATCACAAATTTCATGGGAGAAGCTACGACATCAGATAATAATACAGTAACATGTTGGACATTTTTCACCAGAACAATACCAATGTTGTTCCGATCCCAATGATACAGAGATAATGGAAAGAAACGAAGGAACAATATGACGGTGTCACAGCGATCCCATACCATCCATGTCCCTTACGATCTCGATCTCAATGAGGATTTTCAGCGCGCCCTCACCGTCATGAACGGCAACGCCCGGTGCGTTTTTATCACCGGCAGGGCAGGGACGGGTAAATCGACGCTCCTTACTTATTTTGTGCAAAATATCTTGAAGAAGGTCGTTGTCCTTGCGTCGACCGGTATTGCCGCCTTACGGGTACGGGGGCAGACAATCCATTCCTTCTTCGGCTTCCCGCCCCGGATCGTTACCGGCGACGATATCAGAGCAATGAGGAATCGAGAGCTATACGAAGCCCTCGACACCGTGATCATCGACGAAGTTTCCATGGTGAGAGCGGACCTGATGGACGGCATAGATCAATTCCTCCGCATAAACCGCAACGAGAGACGCAGTCCCTTCGGCGGCGTGCAGGTGATATTCTTTGGAGATCTTTTCCAATTGCCGCCGGTAATATCCGGTGACGACGAAGGACAGTATCTCAGTTTTCGCTATGCGAGCCCTTATTTTTTTGATGCCCATGTGTTTTCCCAGGTTAAGATGGAGGTCATCGAACTCGGTAAGGTATACCGTCAGAAAAACCGCCGGTTCATCACCATGCTCAACACGATCCGCGAAGGTCGTGCAGACAATGCCCTGATCGCAAAGATCAACGAACGGCACGGTCTACCATCTCAGTCGGAGCCAAACCTGGTCACTCTGACGACCACCAATGACAGGGCATTAACGATAAATAATGCAAAACTAGCAGAACTTCCCCATAACGAATTCAATTTTTACGGAGTTCCGGAAGGGAAATATCTCCAGGGACAGAAAGAATTTCCTGCCGACCTTGTCCTGAGATTAAAGAAAGATGCACAGGTGCTTTTCGTGAAGAACGACATGAAGAAAAGATGGGTCAACGGAGATATCGGCACTGTTGTCACGGTCGATTACAACATGATCGAGGTCGGAATTAACCGCAATAATCGTGTCACGGTTTACCCCGTGGAGAAGGAGACGTGGGAGGTGATCCGTTACCGATTCGACTATGAGACCGGCAACATCATCGCAGATGTGGTGGGCACTTTTACGCAGTACCCCTTGAAACTGGCTTGGGCCATAACAATTCATAAGAGCCAGGGAGCAACATTTGACAGGGTCCATATTGACCTTGGGAGAGGCGCCTTCGCTCACGGTCAGGCATACGTGGCCCTAAGCCGCTGCAGGTCTTTGAAAGGCATCACACTGGAGAGGCTGTTGAGACTGTCGGACATACGGGTGGACGGGAGGATTGTCCATTTTTTCAAAAAAACATTGCTATAAAATAAGAAGACTAATAAGATTTATTATAAAACTTGTCATATGAACAAGGTATTAACCAGAATGGAACAGATAGCTTATAAAGAAGTAGCCGAAACTTTGCTGGCCGAAATTTATCATAAATATTCGATAAAAAATAATTCTTATCAAGAGTCAGTAAAATATTTATTTGAAGCATTGAAGCCAAAAATAAAGGAATATGAAAAGAATAGAGAAGAAAAAAGATTGAGATTGTCTTGCGATTTTAATGTATTTGAATTTTTGAAGTATAATGAAAATGATTTTTCTAATATTATCGCCGATATGCTCAGTCCCACAGGGACACACGGTCAAAAAGAAGTTTTTTTAGATAAATTTTTACAGCTTATTGAGGAAAAAACAGGTAAGTGCATAAAAAATAATTTCAGTTTCTTAAGAAAGATTCAGAGAGAAGAAAGCACTGAAGAATATAGACGAATAGATATTTATATTGAATTTTTAGACGGATTTATATTGGCAATTGAAAATAAGATTGGAACAGCAGTAGATCAGCCTAATCAAGTAGCAGACTATATAAATGAGATTGAGAATCGAAGTTGTCCAGATTATTTGTTCATATATTTAACTCCTGATGGAAATAATCCAGATAAAAATTCAATCTGTGAGAAATGTAGAGAAGAATTGAGAAAACAAGGACATTTTATAACCATGTCCTACAGAGAGGATATTAGAGAATGGCTTGACAGTTGCATAGATTGCTGTAAGTCGGAGAAATATAAATATTTCTTAAGAGATATGAAAAGCTTAAATTGTTTCATAGGAGGGGGCATGGATACAGAAAAGACCGATATACTGAAAAGCGTGATTAAAAAGCCAGAAAGATATAAAATCGCAATTGACATTTATGAAAACTATGACAATATCATGCAGCCACTAAGAGATACATTTTTTAACACAATCAAGCAAAGAATATATGAAAGATTCATGCTTGATGAAAAGAATTGGATTTTTGTTTATAACCATAGGAATGACAAAAATTGTTTTCTATTTAAAGATTTTTGGAGGCCTCATAAATCCGGGATTGGGCTCTACTCTTTTTGCCTGTGGGACAATGATGGTTCAGGGCTGGTTAGAGATAATTATGACCCCCAACAATTGGTCAATGAAGAACAACCGATAATAAGTATAATCAAGGATTTGAAGGGGATGCATAAATACCCAAGAGATGACTATTGGTGGCTGCTTCTAAAGCAACCCAATCCTTTTCATTGGATTCCAGAAAATTATAGAAAAATACTCCACACGGAATCAGAATATTTCACGGAATCAGAATATTTCAAAACACTTGTTGATGATTGTGTAATTCGGTTGGAGGATTTATTATCTCTTATGAAAAAAACGAATCTTGAAGAAGCAATTGATGAAGCGGCTAAACTTAGAAAAGATAATGACAAAATAGGACAATTGAACTCACCGTAATAAATATCGCAATTGAACTTGTTGAGACTTAACAGTGACGAAGGCAACCTAGATTCAGTGGAGAACAGGAAGTCGCCGCCAATTCGCACTTCAAGGATAAAGCCTTAAATTGGTCTGTATTTAAATTAGTACAATATTAAATCTTCCAAGTGTCACAAAGATAACGTAAAATATTTTTCGCACAATTGAGCCATGGCGACCTCGAATCTGGTAATGTAAAGCATCACCATCACAAAAGCCAGAAGGAAGTACACCATGACCCAAAAACAGTGTAGCACAAAAGGAAGCAAAATAATCCAGATCAATGAGGAGCAGGTAAAGGAGCATCTGGGAGAGATCGTCAGGGGAACGGTACAGGAGACATTGAACGCGCTCCTGGATGAAGAAGCGGCACGTCTGTGCAGTGCACGCAGGTATGAGCGGACAGAAGGACGGAAAGACAGGAGGGCGGGACACTACACCCGCACACTTCAGACCAAGGCAGGGGAAGTGGACATCAGGATGCCGAAGCTAAGAACATTGCCCTTTGAGACAGCGATCATTGAGCGGTACCGAAGGAGAGAGTCCTCCGTGGAAGAGGCACTCGTTGAGATGTACCTGGCAGGGGTATCGGTCCGAAGGGTGGAGGACATCACCGAGGCCCTTTGGGGCAGCAAGGTGAGTCCCGGCACCATCTCCCATCTCAACGCCAGGATATACACCACCATTGAGGACTGGAGAAAAAGACCGATCGGGGGCAGCCACCCCTATGTCTACCTCGACGGGATCTTGCTGAAGAGGAGTTGGGGAGGAGAGGTAAAGAACGTATCGGTATTAGTGGCGATCGGGGTCAGTAAGGAAGGCTACCGGGAGATCCTGGGAGTAGCCGAGGGAGCAAAGGAAGACAAGGAGAGCTGGACCTCCTTTTTACGGTATCTGAAGGCAAGAGGGCTCAAAGGAGTGGAGCTTGTCATCTCCGATAAATGTCTCGGTCTTGTCGAGAGCTTGGGGGAGTGCTATCCTGACGCCTCATGGCAGCGATGCATCGTCCACTTCTACCGGAACGTATTCACCATGGTCCCCAGAGGGAAGGTACGGGAAGTGGCCGTCATGCTGAAGGCGATCCACGCCCAGGAGGATGCAAAGGAGGCACAGGAAAAAGCGGCGGCAGTGGTGAAGAAGCTTCAGGGCATGAAGCTTGGCAGGGCGGCGGATATGGTAAATGAAGGGATCAAAGAGACACTCTCCTACTATGGGTTCCCCCGGGAGCACTGGAGGAAGATCAGGACGAACAATCCCCTTGAGCGGATCATGAAGGAGATCAGGCGGCGCACACGGGTCGTCGGATCCTTCCCTGACGGCAACTCGGCGCTCATGCTTGTGGCGGCCCGCTTACGTCATATCGCAGGGACGAAATGGGGGATGAACCAATACCTGAAGATGGACCAGCTTGAGGAGGAGGCAGCAGAGGCAACACGATAAAGCGTAACCACCATGAGATGAGGTTGCTATGAAAAGTGCGAAAGATTCTTGACACTATCGTCACAAAAGTGTCATAGAAAATATCCAAATGGACCATAACGGGTAGAAAATAACGTAACGGATAGAATAGTGTAAACCCTTGGTAATAAAAGGTTTATGTAAAAAACATAGGCAGGAGGCCCATCTGTTAAAAAGTGCCCTTTTTTAGCTCATAACCCGAAGGTCACTGGTTCAAATCCGGTCCCCGCAACCAACAACGACGCGGGTTTTGGGGTTTCCTCAAAACCCGTTTTTATGCCCGGTGTCACTGGCACCCCTCCCTCCTTTCCTTCCATAACCGGATCAAGGAAACCATTGGGGTCACCTATGAAAAAGAACGTCAAGCACAAAGACGTGCACAATGCCTAAAATCCATTAGTTCGTGCTATACTTATAATAGAAGACATAAATTCATCGAAAGGAGGCCGCTATGTTCTTTATGAATATCTGTACGTGGGCGCCGGAAGACGAAAGGGAAGTTGAGAAGAGAAGGGCAAAATGGAAATGGCCGAAAGGCGTCAAAGTGATTTGTGAGTTTTTTGATCTCCAGGGGTGCAGGGTAATCAATGTCGTGGATACCGACGAGAAAGGGCTTATTCAGAGCAGGGCTGCATGGGTAGATATCATGATATTTGAGACATTTCCCGTGTACCCCTTTGGTGAAAGCAAGGCTCTCTCGAAGAAGAAGTAGTGGGATACGGGAGGGAC contains:
- a CDS encoding MBL fold metallo-hydrolase, producing MKLKIHRGTHEIGGSCVEIKDSGTRIVIDIGMPLVTREKEKFEMKAFRDLSGPELVERKVLPDIKGLYEWDTVSRPIDGLLISHAHADHYGFMDYMRDDIRCFLSEGTHQIIELNKSFFGRGKPIKNPIILESGKPARIKTFMVIPYLMDHSAFDALAFLIESKDRRIIYSGDFREHGRKGKAFKWFLENAPREVDALLLEGTMVGQVDRNMKTEPELEEELIEHIVENNAMTLVFQSSQNIDRIVTCFKAARRTGHLFVVDLYTAHVLRTLKNTSRSPRIPYPSHNFPELKVFFPKRLCDLLARTGKKELMYVFKDYKIERSEIAENPQKVVMLVRPSMLGDLKRLQGIQGATVIYSQWQGYFDETPMKKMMDFLKSQDVNIIQLHTSGHAGMMTLKKVVDTIRPETIIPIHTFFPEHYKKFAANVLNVEDGQEISI
- a CDS encoding IS256 family transposase, encoding MTQKQCSTKGSKIIQINEEQVKEHLGEIVRGTVQETLNALLDEEAARLCSARRYERTEGRKDRRAGHYTRTLQTKAGEVDIRMPKLRTLPFETAIIERYRRRESSVEEALVEMYLAGVSVRRVEDITEALWGSKVSPGTISHLNARIYTTIEDWRKRPIGGSHPYVYLDGILLKRSWGGEVKNVSVLVAIGVSKEGYREILGVAEGAKEDKESWTSFLRYLKARGLKGVELVISDKCLGLVESLGECYPDASWQRCIVHFYRNVFTMVPRGKVREVAVMLKAIHAQEDAKEAQEKAAAVVKKLQGMKLGRAADMVNEGIKETLSYYGFPREHWRKIRTNNPLERIMKEIRRRTRVVGSFPDGNSALMLVAARLRHIAGTKWGMNQYLKMDQLEEEAAEATR
- a CDS encoding PD-(D/E)XK nuclease family protein, whose translation is MEQIAYKEVAETLLAEIYHKYSIKNNSYQESVKYLFEALKPKIKEYEKNREEKRLRLSCDFNVFEFLKYNENDFSNIIADMLSPTGTHGQKEVFLDKFLQLIEEKTGKCIKNNFSFLRKIQREESTEEYRRIDIYIEFLDGFILAIENKIGTAVDQPNQVADYINEIENRSCPDYLFIYLTPDGNNPDKNSICEKCREELRKQGHFITMSYREDIREWLDSCIDCCKSEKYKYFLRDMKSLNCFIGGGMDTEKTDILKSVIKKPERYKIAIDIYENYDNIMQPLRDTFFNTIKQRIYERFMLDEKNWIFVYNHRNDKNCFLFKDFWRPHKSGIGLYSFCLWDNDGSGLVRDNYDPQQLVNEEQPIISIIKDLKGMHKYPRDDYWWLLLKQPNPFHWIPENYRKILHTESEYFTESEYFKTLVDDCVIRLEDLLSLMKKTNLEEAIDEAAKLRKDNDKIGQLNSP
- a CDS encoding transcriptional regulator; this translates as MSYKFDSLTIILNKIDSGEKVTVQSLMEALEVTERTIHRYMSTLLVAGFPVEYDRKIGSYVFSEGYALKKPALSIEETLAFALAKKLFVGFGPGMEKNLADIEDKLSIKKANALKHIVLTAEPLPAGLEQHLTAIHQAIINYQRVILVYKAVYADQPTESKVDPYYLFFRDGFWYLRGFYQLEEGMRTFALDRIASLSLLDEHFVPESISPEDELAGAFGAFVDGEPVEVVLKFDEDARPFIRRKKWHKSQKEKELADGRLEVRFMVNGIAGIRPWIYRWLPYVEIVAPRELRTALKADLIEAMKKHGIKGR
- a CDS encoding DEAD/DEAH box helicase, with protein sequence MTVSQRSHTIHVPYDLDLNEDFQRALTVMNGNARCVFITGRAGTGKSTLLTYFVQNILKKVVVLASTGIAALRVRGQTIHSFFGFPPRIVTGDDIRAMRNRELYEALDTVIIDEVSMVRADLMDGIDQFLRINRNERRSPFGGVQVIFFGDLFQLPPVISGDDEGQYLSFRYASPYFFDAHVFSQVKMEVIELGKVYRQKNRRFITMLNTIREGRADNALIAKINERHGLPSQSEPNLVTLTTTNDRALTINNAKLAELPHNEFNFYGVPEGKYLQGQKEFPADLVLRLKKDAQVLFVKNDMKKRWVNGDIGTVVTVDYNMIEVGINRNNRVTVYPVEKETWEVIRYRFDYETGNIIADVVGTFTQYPLKLAWAITIHKSQGATFDRVHIDLGRGAFAHGQAYVALSRCRSLKGITLERLLRLSDIRVDGRIVHFFKKTLL